A stretch of Elusimicrobiota bacterium DNA encodes these proteins:
- a CDS encoding ATP phosphoribosyltransferase has translation MNKLKIGLPKGSLQESTFELFRKAGIKIYADSRSYRPSCDDSELDIVLVRAQEIPRYVNEKVFDCGVTGLDWIIETDAKLKEICELCYAKSGYRPVKWVLAVPEDSPFKSVKDLNGKRIATELVEVVRKYLKKNKVNAEVEFSWGATEVKVPELCDAIVELTETGSSLRANKLKILEEVLVSTTRFVANADAFKNPWKREKMENISILLKGALTAESMVGLKMNIEQKNLQNILKILPALKQPTVSQLTLKGWVALEVILEESEVKVIIPKLKKTSAQGIIEYPLNKVIP, from the coding sequence ATGAATAAATTAAAAATCGGTTTGCCAAAAGGAAGCTTGCAGGAATCGACATTTGAATTGTTCCGGAAAGCCGGAATAAAGATTTATGCCGATTCGCGTTCCTATAGGCCTTCTTGTGACGATTCTGAACTTGATATAGTCCTGGTCCGGGCCCAGGAAATTCCCAGGTATGTCAATGAAAAAGTTTTTGATTGCGGCGTGACCGGGTTGGACTGGATTATAGAAACTGATGCCAAACTGAAGGAGATTTGTGAACTCTGTTACGCGAAAAGCGGATATAGGCCTGTAAAATGGGTTCTTGCTGTACCGGAAGATTCTCCTTTTAAATCCGTAAAGGATTTAAATGGCAAGCGCATAGCCACAGAATTGGTGGAAGTAGTAAGAAAGTACCTTAAAAAAAATAAAGTAAACGCAGAAGTTGAATTTTCTTGGGGCGCCACCGAAGTAAAGGTTCCGGAACTTTGTGATGCAATTGTGGAACTTACTGAAACCGGCAGCTCTTTAAGAGCCAATAAGCTGAAAATTCTCGAAGAAGTTCTTGTCTCGACAACCAGGTTTGTTGCAAACGCTGATGCATTTAAAAATCCCTGGAAAAGGGAGAAAATGGAGAATATATCCATACTTTTAAAAGGTGCTCTCACCGCTGAAAGCATGGTGGGATTAAAAATGAATATCGAGCAGAAAAATTTGCAGAATATATTAAAAATTCTTCCTGCTCTTAAGCAACCTACTGTAAGCCAGCTTACTCTGAAAGGATGGGTGGCTTTAGAGGTTATTCTTGAAGAAAGCGAAGTTAAAGTAATTATTCCCAAACTGAAAAAAACAAGCGCTCAGGGGATCATAGAATACCCTTTAAATAAAGTCATCCCTTAA
- a CDS encoding glutamate--tRNA ligase, with translation MSDTKIRVRFAPSPTGFLHIGGARTALFNWLFARRYGGTFILRIEDTDEARSTDESVGAIFESLQWMGLEWDEGPMPDGKTLGAYGPYFQMQRLDLYTKYAEQLVKEGNAYRCYCTQEELDQMRKELTARKLSPKYNGKCRELTEQECKEKQAQGLKSVIRFKMPKEGKTEFNDLVRGTVGFENALLDDFVLIKASGIPTYNFACVIDDYLMRITHVLRGDDHLSNTPRQIQVNNALRFSNILQYGHLSMILGPDGSRLSKRHGATSVTEYRDQGYLPQTIMNYLALLGWSTQDSQQLFEKDDLIAKFSIEKCSRAAAVFDSQKLLWMNGEYMRKASVEKLLELAAQNKLIDITDEKKYNLMKLALTLEHEKVKLLTDIPLKTEYFVKEDITYDPKAVEKALKTPTAKDVLSDLAKKFESLDVQAFNHESLEKICREYATEKILKTSQIFHPLRVAASGRTEGPGLFEMLELLGKEKVLKRIKHVLENIIR, from the coding sequence ATGAGTGATACTAAAATCAGGGTAAGGTTTGCCCCGTCTCCTACCGGTTTTCTTCACATTGGAGGAGCAAGAACAGCTCTTTTTAACTGGCTGTTTGCGCGCAGGTATGGCGGCACATTTATTTTGAGGATTGAGGACACTGACGAGGCGCGTTCTACCGATGAATCAGTAGGTGCTATTTTTGAGAGCCTGCAATGGATGGGACTTGAATGGGACGAAGGCCCCATGCCGGATGGAAAAACTCTTGGCGCTTACGGCCCTTATTTTCAGATGCAGCGCCTGGATCTGTACACTAAATATGCGGAACAATTAGTCAAAGAAGGCAATGCTTACCGCTGTTATTGCACCCAGGAAGAACTGGATCAAATGCGCAAAGAATTGACGGCCCGGAAACTTTCTCCGAAGTACAATGGCAAATGCAGAGAATTAACTGAGCAGGAATGCAAAGAAAAACAGGCTCAGGGCTTAAAATCTGTTATAAGATTCAAAATGCCGAAAGAAGGTAAAACTGAATTTAATGATTTGGTAAGAGGCACTGTGGGGTTTGAAAATGCATTGCTTGATGATTTTGTTCTTATAAAAGCAAGCGGTATACCGACATACAATTTTGCCTGCGTTATTGACGACTACTTAATGAGAATAACGCATGTTCTTCGCGGTGATGACCATTTGTCGAACACTCCAAGACAGATTCAGGTTAATAACGCTCTGAGATTCAGTAATATTCTTCAATATGGGCATCTGTCTATGATACTCGGACCGGACGGCTCCCGTCTTTCAAAACGCCATGGCGCCACAAGCGTCACTGAATACAGGGATCAGGGATACTTGCCCCAGACAATCATGAATTATCTCGCGTTGCTTGGGTGGTCAACACAGGATAGCCAGCAGTTATTTGAAAAGGACGACCTTATTGCAAAATTTTCTATAGAAAAATGTTCTAGAGCAGCGGCAGTTTTTGACTCTCAGAAACTATTATGGATGAACGGTGAATATATGAGGAAGGCATCAGTAGAAAAACTCCTGGAACTCGCTGCCCAAAACAAATTGATTGACATAACCGATGAAAAAAAATATAACTTGATGAAATTGGCGTTAACGCTTGAGCATGAGAAAGTAAAACTTCTTACAGATATACCGCTTAAAACCGAGTATTTTGTAAAAGAAGATATTACTTACGACCCGAAAGCGGTAGAAAAGGCGTTAAAAACGCCTACAGCAAAAGATGTTCTTTCGGATTTAGCCAAAAAGTTTGAAAGCCTGGATGTACAGGCTTTCAATCACGAAAGCCTCGAAAAGATTTGCCGTGAATATGCGACGGAAAAGATTTTGAAGACAAGCCAGATTTTCCACCCATTAAGAGTGGCTGCAAGCGGCAGGACGGAAGGGCCGGGGCTTTTTGAGATGTTGGAGCTTCTTGGTAAAGAAAAAGTTTTAAAGAGAATTAAACATGTGTTGGAAAATATAATAAGGTAG
- a CDS encoding DUF1844 domain-containing protein, whose amino-acid sequence MDKNFIGLIISLSAGAWQHLGKIENPITGKIEKNMENAKMSIDILEMLKEKTKGNLSAEEEKLLDNTLADLKLNYVEELKSDGTSGTTH is encoded by the coding sequence ATGGATAAAAATTTTATCGGATTGATAATTTCGCTTTCCGCAGGAGCCTGGCAGCATTTAGGCAAGATTGAGAACCCAATTACCGGCAAGATAGAAAAAAACATGGAAAACGCCAAGATGTCCATAGATATCCTGGAAATGCTTAAAGAAAAAACCAAGGGAAACCTTTCAGCAGAAGAAGAAAAACTGCTTGATAATACATTGGCTGATTTAAAACTGAATTATGTCGAAGAACTGAAAAGCGACGGTACTTCGGGCACAACTCATTAA